The region CCAATACCTACATTTAAAAATTGATTTTCTTCTATAATTTGGTTGTTTATTATAATTGATCCTTTATAACCCAACGGAAAAGTTAAATTTTGCGACTGTATAGCATAAATAGTTCCGTTTGTATCGCAAATAGGTCCGCCACTTTGACCTTTTAATCCCGGTGAAGATGTTTCTAAAAACAATATATCCATACTTTGATCTGCTGTTTTACCTTGATTGATGTTTCGGGTGTAAATGCCATCAATTGGAAAAAATGGTATCGGGAAAAAATTTAAGGGTAATTCAAAGGTATTAGATTGTTCGTTAAATGTTGCTTTGGCCTCTATAAAAGGATACCCTAATTTCATTAAACTTGTACCAGGAGTTATTGTTGATGGATTAATAAATGTTGGAAAAATCTTTTGGTCTTTAACAGCTGTTTTATCTACCCTTAGTAACGCAATATCGTTTTCTTTATAAATATGGTATTCTAAAATATTAATTGGATGCCCTGAAAAAAAAATAGAAAAATTAGTAATCCATTTTGCGTTAGGAACTGCATAAGTTTGATAATTGTTTGCTAAATTGTCTTTTTCAAGCTGTTTGGTTCTTAAATTAAACTCATTTATTTCTTCTGCGTGTTTTTGGTGCGTAAGTAATGTAGTAAGGTTGTGTGCAGCAGTTAAAAGCCAACCATCGCTATTTATAATTATAAAAGCACCTAAGCCGGTTTCTATGGTTTTATCATAAAATCGAGTACTTACAACCAAAGGATGCGTAAATTGTGTTGCTGTTTGATATGCTTTTGAAAACATAATGCGGGTTTAAATTATATAATTCACGAAATTTAATACAAATTTTGCTTATGTTTTGCGTTTGTAGTTTAAAATAAGATTTTAAATTTACTATATTCTATAATTATAAATTAGTTAAAAGGGTTACATCCTAACTGCCATAACTATACTTTTTGGGAGCGTTTACGGTTTGTTTTTTAATAATTTAAGTTTCATCAATTAATCAAGATGGATATTCATCTACATAAATCCATTTGTTTTTTTCTTTTTTTATAAAGATAAAACTTCTGCAAATTTCATTACCTCTACAATAAAACGAAATTAAATAACAGCCTTTTGTGTTGTCATTGTTAAAAACAGC is a window of Myroides sp. JBRI-B21084 DNA encoding:
- a CDS encoding S1 family peptidase, with amino-acid sequence MFSKAYQTATQFTHPLVVSTRFYDKTIETGLGAFIIINSDGWLLTAAHNLTTLLTHQKHAEEINEFNLRTKQLEKDNLANNYQTYAVPNAKWITNFSIFFSGHPINILEYHIYKENDIALLRVDKTAVKDQKIFPTFINPSTITPGTSLMKLGYPFIEAKATFNEQSNTFELPLNFFPIPFFPIDGIYTRNINQGKTADQSMDILFLETSSPGLKGQSGGPICDTNGTIYAIQSQNLTFPLGYKGSIIINNQIIEENQFLNVGIGVHPQIIVDLLNKHQIKYDMV